The genomic window GCCAATAAGCTCAGCGCCAGACAGACGGCCAGTATCAGCCCAATCCGCTTCCTCATCGTTGTTATCTCCCGGTGGCGCGGGGGCGGGAGGGTCGGAACGGCTAAATAAAAACTTGTTATCCTAATTAAACCGCCCGGGGCGTCTCAACTGAAATTGTCAGGCCCGGGAGTATCGGGCTTCAGCCCGATATGCATATCGAGCGAAAGGGCAACGCTCCTCCCAAGCGGCGGTCTTCACCCGGGCAGATGGAGCACGAGAATCTTGCGCTCGGTCATTTCCTCGATGGCGTAGCGAATGCCTTCGCGGCCCGTACCTGAGTCCTTCATTCCTCCGTAAGGCATGTGGTCCACCCGGAAGGTGGGCACGTCGCCCACCACGACGCCGCCCACTTCGAGTTTTTCATAGGCTGAAAAGATGGCCTCGATGTTGCGGGTGAAGACACCTGCCTGGAGGCCGAAGCGCGAATCATTCACCGCTTCGATCGCCTGCCCGAAATCGTCATAGGGCTCGACGGTGACGACGGGCGCGAACAACTCCAGGCAATTCACTTTCATCTCGCGCCGGGTGCCGGTCAGCACCGTCGGCTGAAGCAGCGCGCCGTGCCGCTCTCCGCCGAAAAGGATTTTCGCGCCGGCGGCGACAGCTTCTTTCACCCAGCTCTCGGCGCGCTGGGCATCGGCCGGGGCGATCATCGGGCCAACGTCGGTTTTTTCGTCGAGCGGATTGCCCACCTCAAGAGCCCGCACCCGGGCCAGGAATTTCTCCAGGAACGGTTCCCAGGCCGGCCGATGCACCCGGATGCGCTGCACCGCGATGCAGCTCTGGCCGGCGTAAGAAAATCCGCCAGCAGCGCAACGCTCAGCGGCATAATCGAGGTCGGCGTCGCTGTGGACGATCACGCCGGCATTGCCGCCCAGCTCGAGCGTGACCCGTTTCTTGCCCGCCTTTTGCTTCAATTCCCAGCCAATGTCGGAACTGCCGGTGAACGTCAGCATCTTGAGCCGGTCGTCGCTGACGAGCGATGCCGCTTGCTCGGCCGAGCACGGCAGAACATTGTAGGCGCCGGCAGGCAGACCGGCCGCCTGGCAAATCTCCGCCAGGATGAGGGAGCAGATGGGCGTCTTGGTGGCCGGCTTCTGCACGACGGAGTTACCCGCCGCCAGCGCCGGCGCCACTTTGTGACCGACCAGGTTCAAGGGAAAGTTGAAGGGCGTGATGGCCAGGATGGGACCGATGGGGAAGCGCCGCACGATGCCCCAGCGACCCGCGGCCGCCGCCACCAGGTCGAGCGGCATGAATTCGCCCAGGAGGCGCTGGCTTTCTTCAGCGGCTGTGCGGAAGGTGAAGACGGCGCGGTCGGCCTCGACGCGGCCGGCTTTTACGGGCTTGCCCGCTTCAAGCGCCAGCATCCGGACTAACTCCTCGCGGCGCGCTTCAAGCCCGGCTACGATGGCGCGGAGGATCTCCCCCCGCCGGTGAGTGGGCAGCTTCGACATCCGTTCAAATCCGGCCTGCGCCTGCCGGACCGCCTCCTCGATGTCCGCCGCGCGCGGCCGGCGGACGATGCCGACAACGGAATCATCATAGGGCGAACGCACCTCAAACGGCTCGCCGGAAGCGCGAAACTCTCCTCCCACCAGATATCCCCATTCGCGCACCGCTGTGGCCGTTTCCGCCTTGTTCATGATGGCACCTCTCTCGAAGCTTCGGGACCGATCCGGTTCAGCGAGCTATTCTACTATGGCTCTTCAACACCGCGGGACAATCGGGATTCCCCCACCCAGCATAAAACGCTGGATGGGGCAGCCGCCAGACTACAATCTGTTTCATAACCGCCCCGCGTCAACCCCGTCATTCTGATGCGGCTTTGCGGGAGAAGAATCTCGGCGTCAAGATGCTTCACTTCGTTCAGCATGACACATCCATGAGGCCCGCGCCGTTTCCGGCCGTGCGAATAGCTTGGCGCAAGGAAACGTTATAATGGTGGATTGACTCCCCGGAGAGTTTCGGAATTTTGCCGATGAACGTCGTCCTGATCTCAACGTATGAGCTGGGCCGTCAGCCTTTTGGGGTGGCTTCGCCGGCGGCGTGGCTGCGGCAGGCCGGAGCGTCGGTCACCTCGATGGATCTTTCTCGCGCAGGCTTTGGGCCGGAGGCGATCGGCTCGGCTGACCTGGTGGCTTTCTACGTCCCGATGCACACCGCCACGCGGTTGGCCACGCGTCTTGTCGGGAAGGTGCGCGCGCTCAACCCTCGCGCCCACCTTTGCTTCTACGGGCTCTACGCTCCGGTCAACGAGCGTTTCTTAAGAAGGCTTGGCGCAGAGACCATCTTGGGCGGCGAGTTTGAGGAAGGGCTGGTGAAGCTGGTGGAACGCTTGCGCGCCCGAATCGAGCTCGCGGGCCGGCCACGACGGGACTCGGCGGGAGCCGTCGCCCAACCAGAGCCGGTGATTTCTCTCGCGAGGCAGAAGTTTCAGGTGCCGGACCGCGAGGGTCTGCCGGAACTCTCCCGGTACGCGCGCTTGATTTGCGGCGATGGCACGTTGCGCACCGTCGGTTACACCGAGGCCAGCCGCGGGTGCAAGCATCTCTGCCGTCATTGCCCGATCGTCCCCGTTTACCGCGGCCAGTTCCGGATCGTCCAGCCGGAGGTGGTGCTGGAGGACATTCGGCGGCAAGTGGCCCGCGGCGCGCAACACATCACCTTCGGCGACCCGGACTTTTTCAACGGGGTGGGCCACTCGGTGAAGCTGGTGGAGGCCCTGCACCGCGAGCATCCCGACCTGACCTACGACGTCACCATCAAAATCGAACACTTGCTCGGGCATTCCCGGCACCTGGCCACGCTCAGAGACACCGGCTGCCTGTTTGTGACCAGCGCGGTCGAATCCATTGACGACCGCGTCCTCAATATTCTCGACAAGGGACATAGCCGGGCCGACTTTATCGAGGTCACTCGAAGGTTCCGCGAGGTTGGATTGAACCTCTCGCCCACGTTCGTGACGTTCACTCCCTGGACCACCTTGGAGGGCTATCGGCAGCTTCTTTCTATGATTGCCGAGCTGGACCTGGTGAACCACGTCGCACCGATCCAGCTTGCCATCCGTTTGCTGATCCCCGCCGGCTCACGGCTCCTGGAACTCGCCGAGGTGAGAGAGCTGGTAGGCGAGTTCGATGAGGCGTCTCTCGTTTATCCCTGGGTGCACGAGGATCGTCGGGTGGAGAAGCTTTGCCGGGACGCGCGTGAGCTGGTGCGGAAGTCCGAGGCAAAAAAAGAATCCAGGGAGACCATTTTTTCGAAGGTATGGGCCCTGGCCGATGCGGCTGGGAAGGGCACGGCGGAATTTATCCCGACGAAGTCGGGAGCCATGCCGCAGCCTGGCTCGACTGCGAGAGGCTTCTTCCTCCCTTCGCGCGCCACCATCCCATACCTGAATGAACCCTGGTACTGTTGAGCCGAGCCAACCGAGGAGCAGGTTGCTCTTCTCTAGCGCGTTCAAGCGGATTTGGCGAATGGTCATAGAGACTCCCATCGATTCGGTCGGCCGTGCGAGGCGGCTTCTTTTTCTTACGACCAAGACCGGATATCAGGCGCTGGCCTTTTTGGAAGCTGCCCGGAAGATGAAGGTCGCCATGGTGCTGGGGACGGACCGTTGCCACGTGCTCAAAGATCCGTGGCAGGATGGGGCACTCCCGCTCCGCTTTGAAGATCCGGAAGCGTCGGCGCAGACGATCCTGGAATATGCGCGGGACAACCCGATTGACGGGATTATTTCGGCAGGCGACCGGCCGGCAGCCACTGCCGCCTTTGCCGCCCGCGCCCTTCAAATTCCTTATCACCCTCCGGCAGCCGCGGCGGCATCGCACGATAAGTTCAAAACGCGACAACTTTTCGAGGCGGCGGGGCTGCCCGTGCCGCCTTTCGCTCGCTACTCGATGGACGAAGATCCCCGCCGCGCCCTCGACCGCGTGCCCTTTCCCTGTGTCCTGAAGCCGCTCGCGCTATCCGGCAGCCGGGGCGTGATCCGCGCTGACAATCCGGAACGGTTCGTCGCCGCGTTCGAAAGGATCCGAGCGCTTCTGCGGAAGCCGGAGATTCGGGTGCTTCGGGAAGAGGCCAACGATTGGATCCTGGTGGAAGGATTCATCGAGGGCGGGGAAGTTGCCGTGGAAGGAATCCTGGAGCGAGGCAGGCTGCGCATCCTTGCCATCTTTGACAAACCCGACCCGCTGGACGGACCGTTCTTTGAAGAAACGATTTACACCACTCCCTCCCGGCGGGGCGCGCCGGCGCAAGCCGAAATCGAGGAATCTACCCGGCGAGCAGCCCGGGCGCTTGGACTTTTTCATGGGCCGATCCACGCTGAAATCCGGTTCAACGCAGGCGGGGCATGGCCGCTCGAGGTGGCGGCGCGGCCCATTGGCGGGCATTGTTCGCGGGCGCTCCGGTTCGATGCCGGAGTCTCTCTCGAAGAAGTCGTGATCCGGCATGCCTTGCAAATGGATCTCGACAGCGTTGAACTCCAGGCCGGGGCTTCCGGTGTGATGATGATTCCGATCCCGAAGGGCGGAATTTTCAAGCGGGCTGAGGGAACCGAGGCGGCGCTCGAAACGCCCGGGGTGGAGGAGGTTCAAATCACCGCCAAGCCGGACTTTCGGCTCGATCCTTTGCCGGAGGGCTCCACTTATCTGGGGTTTATCTTCGCTCGCGGGTTAACCCCGGAGGCGGTCGAGCAGGCATTGCGCGCCGCCCATTCCCAACTCCGCTTCGTGATCGCGCCCGACATCGCAAGAGCGGCAAGCGAGAGGCGAGACTGACTAGGATTCCGAAATCAGGTCTTGGCCTGTTGCGGCACATAGCCCGGGGGCAGGGCGGCGCCGGCGCCAAAGAAATAGTCTTCCATCTGCTTCAGGATGATTTCCTGGGCCTCGGGCGTCCCGAGGTTGAGCTGGTATTCATTGACGACCATCTTCATATGCTCTTTCCACAGGTTCCAGGCTTCCTGCGAGACGTTTTCATAAATGCGCTGTCCGAGCTCACCCTTCAAAGGCGGCGCGGCAAGCCCCGGCATCTCTTTCTGAAACTTGACGCATTTCACCATCCGTTGTGTCACGGCGAGACCCCCTTCTTCCAAGCTAGAAACCTTATCCGCCGGCCGCGCCGCCCGGCGCCGCCGATAGCGCTGGTGGCGCGCATGCCCGCCGCGGCGGGCCGCCCCGATGGTTTTGCCAAAGCGTCTATCGTAGCAGAAACTTGCGCCGTGCACGCGAATCATGCAAGCTGGTGGTGCGGGGTTTCGATTCTCGCTCGAGGGGGATGGGCATGCCGCACGTGGTTGTTTATTCGTCTCCTGGCTGAGAGGCTTGCCGGACCGTGAAAGAGTTTCTTTCACAGAACAAGATATTCTTTGAAGAAAAAAACTTGAACGAAGAAAAGTGGCTTGAGGAGCTGGGGGAGACGTACGGCGTCTATTCCGCGCCAACCGTCATCGTAGATGGAACGTTGATCGAAGGGGCAAACATCGCCGCCATCGCTCGGGCCGCGGGAGTGCCCTATTAGTGCCGTTCCAAGTTGACAAAGGTAAGAGGGAAGGTAGATCAGAGCTTCCCGCCGGCATCGCCACACGGTGAGACTCAAAGCGGCAAATAGTGGGAACGGGATTAGCCGGTCAGCCTGGTGAAGGTGCAGGTGGTCGAGCGAACATCTTGCACCTGGCCGCACTCCTCATTCTCGCACCTTCTGTCCTCAAACTTGTTGGGCCAGCCGTCCTCCTCGGAGCCGATGTAGCGAAAGCTCTGCCTCTGTCCGCAGCTCATGCACGCCCACTCCACCAGATAGACATCCATGGTCTTCTCCTGGGTTCGGACTGCGCGAAAGGCCTTCGCAGGGTTTGAAAGCGAACTAAGAATCCAAACCCACCCTCTCTAAATTAGCGGGGCGCATTGCCTGTGTCCAGCAATGGCTTTGGGTGTAAGATTCCAAAAGGAGTCCGGGCCCGTAGCTCAGCGGTCAGAGCAGCGGACTCATAATCCGTCGGTCCCTGGTTCGAATCCAGGCGGGCCCACGACCTCTTCTTGCGCTCTTTGCTTCTGCCGGATGAGATTCATCGTCCCGAATCCCAACGCATCGGGATCGGGACTCATCTATGAGGCACCGGGGCAAATAGTTGGAACGGGACTACGGCCGGGGAGCGGCCGGTGGCGGCTGGTCTGTGTTCCAGATGTCGGCCACCACTTTCCAGTCGGCGCTTGCCTGTTTCCGCCAGACCGCCACGTATTTGCCGCGCTCGGTTACCGGTTTGCCCTCGGGATCGTTCATCGTCTCCTCGTAGGTGCCGAGCAGGTAGCCCAAATCTCCCGCGCGGGACACCTCCACCTTGCTCGCCTGCCAGCTCAAGGAATACGCCGGGAGCGCAACCGTCTGAGACCAGAGTTTGCGAATGGCCTCTTTTCCCGTAACGATGGCAGCGTTCGGAGGAAACATCGCGGCATCGGCGGCGTAAAAGGAGACCAGGCGGTCAACGTCTTTTGCCCCGGCAGCTTTCGCGAACTCGATATCCGCCTGGCGGAGGGCAGCCCGTTCTCCCGAAGCTTCGGGATCCACATTGACCCGCCCGGCGCACCCGCTTGCTGCCAATACGAGCACACTTGCCAAAACGAAAAAAATTGCTTCATGACGTCCTCCTTTTAACAAGCTGACAGGAATATCGGGATTCATCCCGTTCAAGGTGAACCCAACATGTCCCGTCCCGATGCTTCGGGATTTGGAATCGGGCTAAAAGCGCGACAATCCCTACGGAGGTTATCCTGGCGGCTACCTCGCGTCGAGCGGCCCGACCCGAGGGTTGCGGACGCCTTTCGTCCGAAAACCTACAACCATTCCGTTGGCCAAAACCAGAATGCAGATCCCCTGCGTTTTGGCAAGAGTGGTCGCGAAGCCTTGGGTAGCAAGCGGCCTTAGTTTTTGCTCTTGGACATTGACTGTCTGGAGTGGATGGTTTCGATACCGGCCAACTCGGAAAACCTGCTCCGAGTCTGACCGGACCAGCCGGGGATGATCTCAAGAACTGTTCCGTCCTCGGCAAGCAAAATCGAGATCGGCACCGACATCTCGTCGGTGGCGTACAACTGTTCCACCGCTGCCACTCCACCGAGGAAGATGGGGTACTGCACGCCGGTCTTGGCGACGAAGCCCCGGATGTTGGCGTCAGGCTCGGTGTCCAAGTTCAACCCGAGCAGATCAATGCCACGAGCGGAGAGGCGGGTGCGCAAGTTTTCCAGCTCCGGCATTTCCCGGGCGCACGGTGCGCACCACGTCGCCCAAATGTTGACGAGCGTTCGGCGGCCGGGGCGGAGTTGCTCGTACAAAGAGGTTGTACCGCCCTCGAGGGTCTTCAGGGCCAGATCCGGCATGGTTTTGCCGACGGCAATCTTCAACCCGCGGGCAAAACTCTCAGCAGGCGTCAGCGGATCGGGAAGGTGTGCGCGCCCGAGCGCGAGTGGCTCTGCCCGCCCGGCGCCTCTGCGCAGCAGCAGGGAGGAGCCGGCGCGGGCGTTGGCCTCGAACGGCTCGACTTTTCCATCCGGCCAGGTCACTTCCATCCATTCCGCCCGGTCGTCTTGACCCAGCCCGAACAGCAGGCGCGGGTCGTGCTGGGAGAGAAAACCGTCGCCCCCGCTTTTGATCTTGGTGAGGATTCCGGCGGAGGTCTTCACGCGGACAACGGCGCCGTAGGCGTCGCGGCCGATGTCCGGTCCGCCTTCCAGCGTGACCCGGAGGTAGTGGCTGGCCTGGCCGACGTTGTTGCGAAACAGCAGGTGAGCGTGGCCCTGCAGTGTTGTCAGAAAGACATCGAGGTCGCCGTCGTTATCGAAGTCAGCAAGAATGGCGCCGCGACCATCGCTGATGGAGTCCAAGCCGGAAACACCGGAGATATCCAAGAACTTTTTGTTGCACAGGTTCAAGTAAAGAGCGTCTCGCTCGTACCCGCTGAAGGAGAACCCCTGCTCGAGCAGTTGGCTTTGATCGCTGCGGAGGGCGCCATGTGGCTGGCTGGGATCGTTGGACTGCGTCACGACCTGACGCCAGAACTGGCTTCAAGTGTCCTTCATGGATTTCCCGGAGATGAAGCCGTTCGGGCTGTAGAGATCTTCCCAACCGTCGTTATCGAAATCAAAGAAGCCGCCGCCCCAAGCCCAACCGGCCGAGAAACTGCCTGCCTCGGCGGTGGCGTCGCGGAAATAGCCGCCGCCCACGTTCTCGTAGAGGCTGTTGCCTGCCGCCAGCTTCATGAGGACGTTTTGTTGCGGGGCTTGGCCGGGGAAGAGTCTGGAGAGAATGCGGTTGCCCGCGGTGGAGGACATATTGGTGACGTGCAGGTCGAGCCGGCCGTCGTTATTGTAGTCCCCGAACGACACTCCCATACCGTAGCCCGTGTCGAGCACGCCGCGCTCGCGCGCCTCGTCCACAAAGCGATCACCTCGGTTGATGAACAGGGCTTTCTCGCCGAAGTCGTTGGCGACGTAGAGATCCAAGCGGCCGTCCGCGTTCAGGTCAGCGAAGGCTGCCGCATAGCTCCACCGGCGATCGTCCACGCCCCACTTGGCCGCCTCTTCGCGGAAGCGGCCATTGCCCTGATTGAGAAAGAGCAGGTTCGGCGTACCGTTGGTGGCGCGATACCAGGAATCGGGCACGACGCGGCCGTAGTGGTTATAGCAAGCGACGTAGATGTCCGGGAGGCCGTCCCCGTTCACGTCGGCCACGGTGGCACTGAACCCCAGCGCCACCACCGCAACCCCGGCACGCACGGAATGGTCCTGGAAGACGAGCTTGCCCTCCGGAACCAGCCGGTTCTCGAGCAAGATTTGCGCGCCCACGTTGGAGATAAAGATGTCCTCGTCGCCGTCGTTGTCGTAATCGAGAGCGACAGGAGCGACTCCGCTATCCACGAGCATAAGCCCGGCGTCCTCGGTGGCGTCACGGAAGTGCCCCTGCCTGTTATTGAGGTAAAGGAAGTTGCGCTCGGGACCGGTGGCAAACAGGTCGAGCCAACCGTCGTTATTCAAATCGGCCGCCGCAGCTCCGTGCCATACGAATCCCATGTTCGCCGGCGTTCCATAGGCGGCTCGCGTAACGGCGACTCCAGCAGGCACCGAGACCTCGGAGAAAAGGTCGGTGACGGCCACCATGGATTCCAGACTGGTCACGACAAACGAGTCGAACTGCCACTGCCCGTTCTCCGCGCGCCGCACCCGCGTCTCCGCCGTTCCGCGCGCCCACTCGCGTTGACCATCCGTATTGCGGCCGATGGTGTAAAACGCGATGCGCGACTGTCCGCGGGAGCCCGCCGTTGCCGTCGGGACTTTTGCGCCCGGAACGGTGCTGGCTGAATCCTCAAACTGCGCCGCCTTGACTTTAAACCGCGCGTCTTCAATCTCGGTGAAGTGGCCCAGAAAATGGAACCAACCTTGCAGAAATTCCTCGCGGCTCAGCCGGCGCGGCGCCAAGATGGCACTCACGCCTGCTATCGGTGAGCCGGCTAGGGCATCCTTAGCACTCGCTCCGCCCGGAGGTGCGTTCGAAGTCCACTGATGTCGGCCAATCCACTTCACCTCCTGGCGAACGGGCAGCGGATATGAGGGAAAAGGCGTGGCGTATAACTCCTCAGGGAAAAACGTCACCGTGCGGTCGATCTCGCGGTCGCGCGTGACAATGGAAAGCTCGAGCAGGTCGTTGGCGAGCGACTCGGACAATTCTTCGATGATTTCCAGACGGTTGCGATCCACCCGGTGGCGGGATGCGGCCGGCGACGTGCTTTGTTCGACAGCACCCTGTTCGGACCCAGCCACGGGCTGCGGGAATGTCTCTGCCAGGCCCTTCGCGGCAAGAGCGTGAGCGCGATTCTTCTGCGTGTAAGCGGTTGGCTCCAAAGGAAGCTCGGGAGACAGGCAAATCGCCAGGGCGAATGCTGCGGCGACGAGTTCACGCGTCATGGGGTTCCTTTGGACCGAGAGGCTTGCGCTCCTGTTGCTCGAGGCGGCGTGTGCCCGTACTCGCACGGGTCAGCTCTGCCGCCAGTCCGGACTTTGTGCTCGGGCGTTCGAAGCTTTCTTTGCCCTGTCTCGACCGTTCCGAGATCCTCGAAGTCAGCCGATCGAAAATTGTGCGGTTTATGCTCTGCCGTGTCAAGACTGCTGGGGGATCATCGCACACGTAATGGCCCTTGGCCAGTCATGCCAACCCACGCAGGCTGGATGCGCCAAATCCGGGGCGCGACGCGTACTTCGCCGCGGATGCCGGTCGGGCGAGCCCGCATCCAGGCGAAGATGTTTCGCCCGAAATGCTTCACCATGAACGGAACCGCATCAACGCTCGACGTCAAAGTAAATGCCGGTGGTGGCGCGGTACTCGGTGATTTTCTTGCCATCCAGCACCATCTCCCGTAGGGCGACCCGCGCCCATTTCATCCCGCGCACGGTCTTGGCGGCCGCGGCCACCGTGCCGAAGCCTCGGGATCGAGTTTCGCTTTTCGAATTTCGAGTTTCGTTTAGTGCGGCAATCCGACGCGCCGCAGCGAAGCGGTGGCCTTTCAGCGGGTCTCGATTCCCGGCGCGATTTCCACTTGCAGCTTCTGCGTCTCGGTCGTCTTTCCGCAGGTCAGGGTGACGGTGTACTCGCCGGGTTTCAAAAACTTTTGTCCCTCGCCGCCGTACTCGGTCAGCAGATCCTTTGTCGGCTTCAGGTCCCAGTGGATGCGGTTGATGCCGGGCGTAGCCGTGATTTTGAATTTGGCCACGGGCTGTCCGGCGGAGTTGGTGATTTTGATCTTCACCGGATCGCCGGTGTACGCCTTCAGATAAAAGCTGATCAGCGCTCCCTCGGGCGGATTCTCGCCGCGGAAGATGGCTTTCCCGTTCCAATCGGCGAAGCCCGGCAGGAGATGGATGCCGTAAGCCGGCCGGGGCGGAAAGAGGTGCGCCTCTTTTTCCTGAACCTCAAGCGTCATCTCCTGGAGCGGCCGCAGGTCGTCCACGATGAACAGGCTGCGCCCGTGGGTGGCGATCACCAGATCAAGCTCGCGCGGGTGGATCACCATGTCGTCCACGGCTACTGTCGGAAGGTCTCCGAATTTTGCCCAGTGTCCGCCTCGATCGAAGCTCACGAACAGGTTGAATTCGGTTCCGGCGTAAAGAAGGTTGGGATTCTTCGGGTCCTCCCGGACCACTTTCACCGGACCGTCCGCAGGAAGATTCGATGCGATGCTCTGCCAGGTCTTCCCGCTGTCGGCGGTGCGGTAAAGGAGCGGCGCGTAGTTCCCCGTGCGGTGAGCATCCACGGCCAGGTAGGCGACTTTGGGATCGTGCCCGCTCGCCTCCATCCGGCTGACCCACTGCCCCTTGGCGTGCGCCGGCAGGTTTGCTGTAAGATCCGTCCAGCTTGCCCCGCCGTCGGCGGGGCTTGCTCCCTCGTTCTGGGTGATCCAGACCTTGCCGTCGTCGGTCCCCGCCCACAGCAGCCCCGCCTTCAGGGGCGATTCCGCGAGCGTATAGACGACGCCGTAGTTCTCAGCGCCGCTGCCCACGGCGATCATCTTCGGCAGCTCCTGGGTCGAGAGGTCGGGGCTGATGATCTGCCAGTGCTCGCCCCGCGTCGAAAGTCGGAAGACGCGGTTGCCCGCGAGATAAAGAACTCCTTTGGCGTGGCGGCTGCCGATAAGGGGCGAGTTCCAGTGGAAGCGAAAGGCTGGATGACCCTCGTGAGGCTCGGGTCGGAGGTTCTTGCTCTCGCCGTTCCTCAGGTTCATGCGGTGGACGTAACCCTGCTGGGATTCGGTGTACACGATTTCAGGATCCTCCGCATCGAAAACGCAGTAGAAGCCGTCGCCGCCGCCGATATTGATCCAGTCGCTGTTGATGATCCCCTCTTTCGAGCGCGTTCGGCTGGGGCCCACCCAGTTCAGGTTGTCCTGCAGGCCGCCGCAAATGCGGTAGGGGTTGCTCATGTCCACGTTGATGCGATAGAACTCGCCGGCAGCCATGCGATGGAAGTGCTCCCACGCCTTGCCCCCGTCGTAGCTCTGGTAGGCCCCGCCATCGGTGCCGAGGATGAGCCGCTTCGGGTTGCGCGGTTCGATGACAAGCGCGTGACAGTCCGGGTGAACCTTTTCGAAGAGGTCCTCGCGGAACGACCGGCCGCCGTCCTCGGAGACGTGGAGGGCAAAGCCCAGCACGTACACCCGCTGGTCGTTCTCCGGGTCCACGCGGACCTGGCTGAAATAGAAGGGACGCGGGTTGAGCGCGTTCACGCGCGACCAGCTTTCCCCGCCATCCTCGGAGCGGAAAACTCCGCCGCGCTTGCTGCGGATGTCGTCAATGCTGCTGGTGCCGCCCTCATCGCTCTGCACAATGGCGTACACGATCTTGGGGTTCTTCGGATAGATGGCCAGACCGATGCGGCCGGTAGAACCGGGAAGGCCATTCTCCAGTTTTCGCCAGGTGGCGCCGCCATCCGCGCTCTTGAATATTCCGCCCAGATCCTTCCCGTCGGTGTACGCGGGACCCGAAAGGAATGACCACGGCGTCCGTTGCCGCGCGTACAGAGCGGCGTAGAGGATGTTGGGATCGGAGGGGTCCAAAGCCACATCGCCACAGCCCACTTTGTTCGAGTACGGAGCCGGGGCAGTGAGGACGGCCTTCCAGGTCTTGCCGCCGTCCGTGGTCTTATAGAGGCCTCGCTCCGGGCTCGGGCCCCATAGCTCGCCAACCACGGCGACCCAGGCGGTATTGGGGTCGTTGGGGTGGACCACGATCCGGGCAATGATCTTGCTGTCGTTCAGGCCCACGTGAGTCCACGTTTCGCCGCTGTCCGTCGAGCGATAGACACCGTTGCCCCAACTCGAGCTGTTGCGGTCATTCGCCTCGCCCGTGCCCACCCAGACAACCCGCTGGTCGGACGGGGCTACGGCCACTGCCCCGATGGCAGCTACGGTTTCTTTCTCGAAGATTGCCTCGAACGTGACGCCGTTGTCTCCAGTCTTCATCAACCCGCCGGTTCCCAGGGCCACGTAGAAGGTGGCCGGGTCTTTGGGATCCAGCGCAATCTCGGAAACACGACCGGCCATGATGGCGGGCCCAATGCTGCGGGCCTTCAGGTTCTTGAGCATCACGGCGTCGAGAACTGGCCCTGCTGGAAACGGTGCCGGGGCGGGCGCTGGAGCAGGCGCTCGAGCCTGCTCCTTCTGTTTGGGTCTCTTGGTCTGGGCCGGCATGACCGCCGCAAAAACCAGGAGAAGAGCAAAAAGCCTCAAAGTAATCCTGAGCATCGGAACCTCGCTGCGGAATCGTGTGGGGCGCGGACCAGTCATTCAGTCATTGACAAGATGTAAGGATCAACCGCAATAGTTTCCTTGCCCGGTTCTAGAAAGCCGCCATCTTAGGCCGCACTGAGGGGTAAGTCAAACTTGTGGTGAGCAATGTCGAACCACGCGCCGCTCGACAGGCACACTAAGCTTTGGAGTGCGGGAGCAAGCTCCCGCCTTTGCAAGGCGGTGGCGAGCCACCGCACTCCACAGCGTTCCGAATTTCGATTTTCGTCTAGCGTGGCAGGCTGATGCTGATTTGAGGGATGCCGTCGCCTAGGGGGCGATCTGCCCTCGCAGCAGAAACTGCCAGCAAAACGAATCTATTATGCTGGTGCAAGTGCAGGACGCGGGTCGTAGTGGTTCTCCTGCTCCACGATCTGGCCTCTTTCTACCCGAAAGCAATCCACGACGCGGAGTGCGCGAGGCGGGTCACTGACCAGTCCGACGTTGGCTCGACTGCAAACCCAGTCTCCTTCAACGCAATGCCGGATCACTTCGATCTTACCCAGGTTGGGGAGCAGTGGGTTCAAGAAAGCCAGAATGTTGACTCTGCCTACGATGGGGAT from Candidatus Acidiferrales bacterium includes these protein-coding regions:
- a CDS encoding aldehyde dehydrogenase family protein, which gives rise to MNKAETATAVREWGYLVGGEFRASGEPFEVRSPYDDSVVGIVRRPRAADIEEAVRQAQAGFERMSKLPTHRRGEILRAIVAGLEARREELVRMLALEAGKPVKAGRVEADRAVFTFRTAAEESQRLLGEFMPLDLVAAAAGRWGIVRRFPIGPILAITPFNFPLNLVGHKVAPALAAGNSVVQKPATKTPICSLILAEICQAAGLPAGAYNVLPCSAEQAASLVSDDRLKMLTFTGSSDIGWELKQKAGKKRVTLELGGNAGVIVHSDADLDYAAERCAAGGFSYAGQSCIAVQRIRVHRPAWEPFLEKFLARVRALEVGNPLDEKTDVGPMIAPADAQRAESWVKEAVAAGAKILFGGERHGALLQPTVLTGTRREMKVNCLELFAPVVTVEPYDDFGQAIEAVNDSRFGLQAGVFTRNIEAIFSAYEKLEVGGVVVGDVPTFRVDHMPYGGMKDSGTGREGIRYAIEEMTERKILVLHLPG
- a CDS encoding CUAEP/CCAEP-tail radical SAM protein, which encodes MNVVLISTYELGRQPFGVASPAAWLRQAGASVTSMDLSRAGFGPEAIGSADLVAFYVPMHTATRLATRLVGKVRALNPRAHLCFYGLYAPVNERFLRRLGAETILGGEFEEGLVKLVERLRARIELAGRPRRDSAGAVAQPEPVISLARQKFQVPDREGLPELSRYARLICGDGTLRTVGYTEASRGCKHLCRHCPIVPVYRGQFRIVQPEVVLEDIRRQVARGAQHITFGDPDFFNGVGHSVKLVEALHREHPDLTYDVTIKIEHLLGHSRHLATLRDTGCLFVTSAVESIDDRVLNILDKGHSRADFIEVTRRFREVGLNLSPTFVTFTPWTTLEGYRQLLSMIAELDLVNHVAPIQLAIRLLIPAGSRLLELAEVRELVGEFDEASLVYPWVHEDRRVEKLCRDARELVRKSEAKKESRETIFSKVWALADAAGKGTAEFIPTKSGAMPQPGSTARGFFLPSRATIPYLNEPWYC
- a CDS encoding ATP-grasp domain-containing protein, with protein sequence MVIETPIDSVGRARRLLFLTTKTGYQALAFLEAARKMKVAMVLGTDRCHVLKDPWQDGALPLRFEDPEASAQTILEYARDNPIDGIISAGDRPAATAAFAARALQIPYHPPAAAAASHDKFKTRQLFEAAGLPVPPFARYSMDEDPRRALDRVPFPCVLKPLALSGSRGVIRADNPERFVAAFERIRALLRKPEIRVLREEANDWILVEGFIEGGEVAVEGILERGRLRILAIFDKPDPLDGPFFEETIYTTPSRRGAPAQAEIEESTRRAARALGLFHGPIHAEIRFNAGGAWPLEVAARPIGGHCSRALRFDAGVSLEEVVIRHALQMDLDSVELQAGASGVMMIPIPKGGIFKRAEGTEAALETPGVEEVQITAKPDFRLDPLPEGSTYLGFIFARGLTPEAVEQALRAAHSQLRFVIAPDIARAASERRD
- a CDS encoding oxidative damage protection protein is translated as MIRVHGASFCYDRRFGKTIGAARRGGHARHQRYRRRRAARPADKVSSLEEGGLAVTQRMVKCVKFQKEMPGLAAPPLKGELGQRIYENVSQEAWNLWKEHMKMVVNEYQLNLGTPEAQEIILKQMEDYFFGAGAALPPGYVPQQAKT
- a CDS encoding DUF4440 domain-containing protein, which codes for MLVLAASGCAGRVNVDPEASGERAALRQADIEFAKAAGAKDVDRLVSFYAADAAMFPPNAAIVTGKEAIRKLWSQTVALPAYSLSWQASKVEVSRAGDLGYLLGTYEETMNDPEGKPVTERGKYVAVWRKQASADWKVVADIWNTDQPPPAAPRP